In a single window of the Gloeocapsa sp. PCC 73106 genome:
- a CDS encoding sigma-70 family RNA polymerase sigma factor, which translates to MHLSVRIIFKVLANELEKITDKELVLKASQGEHYAFRLLYRRYLPRVRSTLYQLCGNCLLDDLVQEVFLRTWKNLPKLRQPDYFSTWLYRITWNVATDNRRKFAQQEEGNKNLTFVQNEQKSLDVMELHYQDLTWRGLQTLSFDHRAVLILHDLEDLPQKEVAKILGIPIGTVKSRLFHARNTMRTFLTQQGLDL; encoded by the coding sequence ATGCACTTGTCGGTGAGGATAATCTTCAAAGTGTTGGCTAATGAACTAGAAAAAATAACAGACAAAGAACTAGTACTCAAAGCAAGTCAAGGAGAACATTATGCTTTTCGCTTGTTATATAGGCGCTATTTACCCCGAGTTCGCTCAACGCTTTATCAACTCTGTGGCAATTGTTTACTAGATGATTTAGTACAAGAAGTGTTTCTCAGAACCTGGAAAAATTTGCCTAAACTGAGACAACCTGACTATTTTTCCACTTGGCTTTATCGCATTACTTGGAATGTAGCCACTGATAACCGACGTAAGTTTGCACAACAAGAAGAAGGTAACAAAAATCTAACTTTTGTTCAAAATGAGCAAAAATCTTTAGATGTCATGGAATTACACTATCAAGATTTAACCTGGCGAGGTCTACAAACGCTCAGTTTTGACCACCGTGCTGTCTTAATTTTGCATGATTTGGAGGATTTACCCCAAAAAGAAGTAGCCAAAATTCTGGGTATACCTATCGGAACGGTTAAATCTCGTCTCTTTCATGCCCGTAATACTATGCGAACTTTTCTCACACAACAAGGATTAGATTTATGA
- a CDS encoding choice-of-anchor Q domain-containing protein — protein sequence MAIVYVNLDADGADNGSSWENAYNDLQDALENAEAEDEIWIAEGTYTPTESNNRNTSFELRNSVSIYGGFTGNETSLTDRNFRSNETILSGNIGDEDEADDNSYHVVRANNLSDETTLDGLTIRDGFNSDASDADFANLRNYGAGILATNTQLIVSNLNLTENQADFGGGIAILGENSEISLINNIITNNEAERAGGGVLISDTEVDLINNLFLANEAGATGGGLYLFRATGNVINNTFSTNFSEEQGGAITAENGSTLELSNSIVWGNTSEEQGEQIYNKQVQENFEDSTVDVSYTLVENGFDGDNNLDDNPQFIDPDNDNYRLESNSPAIDVGDNELVTLDIDLDGNTRVFNGIVDLGAYEFSLPINEIRGTDDDDSLRGSSDNDLILGLGGRDTLSGRGGNDTLDGDSGRDSLNGGSGNDSLLGGGGRDRLRGRGGDDTLNGGESDDNLQGGDGDDILIGRGGDDLLLGGSGNNRFDFINPDEGIDTIEDFDEGNDLIGISVDGFGGELEIGSLSSDQFVIGRRATESQHRFIFNSNQGNLFYDSDGSGDAERIQIATFSNDVSLDAGNFLLF from the coding sequence ATGGCCATTGTCTATGTAAATCTCGATGCGGATGGTGCTGATAACGGTTCTTCTTGGGAAAATGCTTACAATGACTTGCAAGATGCTCTTGAGAATGCCGAAGCAGAAGATGAAATCTGGATAGCAGAAGGTACCTATACACCAACAGAATCTAATAACAGAAACACTAGTTTTGAGCTTAGAAATTCCGTGAGTATTTACGGTGGTTTTACCGGAAATGAAACCAGTTTAACCGACAGAAATTTTCGCAGTAATGAAACTATACTAAGTGGAAATATTGGCGATGAAGACGAAGCAGACGATAATAGCTATCACGTTGTTAGAGCGAACAATTTAAGTGACGAAACTACACTAGATGGCTTAACTATTAGAGATGGATTTAATAGCGATGCTAGTGACGCTGATTTCGCCAATCTCAGAAATTACGGCGCCGGAATTTTAGCCACAAATACCCAACTAATCGTTAGTAATCTTAATTTGACAGAAAATCAAGCAGATTTTGGAGGTGGAATCGCCATCCTGGGAGAAAATAGCGAAATTTCTCTAATTAACAATATTATTACTAACAATGAGGCAGAAAGAGCAGGTGGTGGAGTTCTCATCAGCGACACCGAGGTAGACTTGATTAATAACCTATTTCTTGCCAATGAAGCCGGGGCTACTGGAGGAGGACTCTATCTCTTCCGAGCCACGGGTAATGTAATTAACAATACTTTTTCTACCAACTTCAGCGAAGAACAAGGAGGCGCCATAACCGCAGAAAATGGTTCTACCTTAGAACTGAGTAATAGTATTGTTTGGGGTAACACCAGTGAAGAACAAGGAGAGCAAATCTACAACAAGCAAGTACAGGAAAACTTTGAAGACTCCACAGTCGACGTTTCCTATACTTTAGTTGAAAATGGATTTGATGGAGACAATAATCTCGACGATAATCCTCAATTTATTGATCCCGATAATGATAACTATCGTCTCGAAAGTAACTCTCCCGCTATCGATGTGGGCGATAACGAATTAGTGACTCTCGATATTGATTTAGACGGTAATACCAGGGTTTTCAACGGAATTGTCGACCTGGGTGCCTATGAATTTAGCCTACCAATCAACGAAATTAGGGGAACCGATGACGATGATTCCTTGCGAGGTAGTTCCGATAATGATCTAATCTTAGGTTTAGGAGGAAGAGATACCCTCAGTGGACGTGGAGGAAATGATACCCTCGATGGCGATTCTGGTCGAGACTCTCTCAATGGTGGTTCTGGTAACGACTCTCTCCTCGGCGGAGGAGGAAGGGATCGTCTCAGAGGCAGAGGAGGGGATGATACCCTTAATGGTGGTGAAAGTGATGATAACCTCCAAGGTGGTGACGGTGATGACATCTTAATTGGTCGTGGTGGAGATGATTTGCTGCTTGGAGGTTCCGGTAACAATCGCTTCGACTTCATCAATCCCGACGAAGGAATTGATACTATTGAAGATTTTGACGAAGGTAATGACTTGATCGGTATCTCAGTTGATGGTTTTGGTGGTGAACTAGAGATAGGATCATTATCCTCAGACCAATTTGTGATCGGACGAAGAGCTACAGAGTCGCAACATCGCTTTATTTTCAATTCAAATCAGGGTAATTTGTTTTACGATTCAGACGGTTCCGGAGACGCAGAAAGAATACAGATAGCCACCTTCAGCAACGATGTTAGTTTAGATGCGGGAAATTTCTTACTGTTTTAG
- a CDS encoding NYN domain-containing protein, whose translation MNGNTAIFYDIENLLKGYNSSKNYISSISLKAIFDEIQKIPEVGRIIVQKAYANWSDPRLSIMKREINELGIDPIQIFGFSHYQKKNAADIQIAVDAIDLAYVRNSIDIFVIVSGDGGFSAVAKKLHEYAKYVVGCGYKSSTNQIFESVCDYFIGIDEPEDLEEHQSEIGKNLKITNPIVLRMSESIQRLSSQDRNEMIQQSKHILNWFTQDGETAKELAKLGIHLSVIKEAFKYGIEDFNSAKIGLSKFVHFLQLICNETNLKVVTSSKCETKIAFKNNNIKDFETLPYLDPDFLHSSENYQSILATGNPRIKLINSQDFLKIVSVISSLDDQKQSLDSLLEYINHLYADIESENINMCLSSLININIFEMSEQFLILKPEYVDSQMIINRFKEAVYAKLASFWEADLKPEVVEKIISDLLGDRPQKD comes from the coding sequence ATGAATGGAAATACAGCCATATTTTATGATATCGAGAACTTATTAAAAGGTTATAACTCATCTAAAAACTATATTAGCAGCATTTCTCTTAAAGCTATTTTCGATGAAATCCAAAAAATTCCAGAGGTTGGACGAATTATAGTGCAAAAAGCTTATGCTAACTGGAGCGATCCACGTTTGTCGATTATGAAAAGAGAAATTAACGAATTGGGAATAGATCCGATTCAAATTTTTGGATTTTCCCATTATCAAAAGAAAAATGCCGCCGACATTCAAATAGCAGTAGACGCAATAGATTTAGCTTATGTTAGAAATTCGATTGATATTTTTGTAATTGTTTCCGGTGACGGTGGATTTTCTGCTGTAGCCAAAAAACTGCACGAATACGCTAAATATGTGGTTGGCTGCGGCTATAAATCATCTACTAATCAAATATTTGAATCCGTCTGTGATTACTTTATCGGTATAGATGAACCGGAGGATTTAGAAGAACATCAAAGCGAAATAGGTAAAAATTTGAAAATTACTAATCCTATAGTCTTACGGATGTCCGAATCTATTCAAAGATTGTCCAGTCAAGATAGAAATGAGATGATTCAACAGTCTAAGCATATTTTAAACTGGTTTACGCAAGATGGAGAAACTGCTAAAGAATTAGCTAAACTAGGAATTCATCTATCAGTAATTAAAGAAGCGTTTAAATATGGAATCGAAGATTTCAACTCAGCTAAAATAGGTTTATCAAAGTTTGTACATTTTTTGCAGCTAATTTGCAACGAGACGAATTTAAAAGTAGTTACTTCATCAAAGTGTGAAACAAAAATAGCTTTTAAAAATAATAATATTAAAGATTTTGAAACTTTACCCTATCTAGACCCTGATTTTTTGCACTCTTCAGAAAATTATCAGTCGATTTTAGCAACCGGTAACCCGAGAATAAAACTGATTAACTCTCAAGATTTCCTGAAAATAGTCTCAGTAATCTCTAGTTTGGACGACCAAAAACAAAGTTTAGACAGTCTATTAGAATACATCAATCATCTTTACGCTGACATAGAAAGCGAAAATATTAATATGTGTTTATCTTCTCTTATAAATATTAATATTTTTGAGATGTCGGAGCAGTTCTTGATTTTAAAACCCGAGTATGTCGATAGTCAAATGATTATTAACAGGTTTAAAGAAGCCGTTTACGCTAAATTAGCTTCTTTCTGGGAAGCAGACTTGAAACCAGAGGTTGTGGAAAAAATAATTTCAGATTTGTTGGGCGATCGCCCCCAGAAAGACTAG
- a CDS encoding Spy/CpxP family protein refolding chaperone translates to MILSRSFSLITALVMLSLTVTDVHAQTAVTEGTMLEELGLTQEQKQDIAGIQQKYSQDLAQGHQELHSAYEELRQMMIGMESEAAIRDKHQEIGIMRQHVADLRLETMLELREVLTPDQRQELADLMEERRENWSRRARNGPPLLFP, encoded by the coding sequence ATGATTTTATCACGCAGCTTTTCTTTGATTACCGCCTTGGTTATGCTTTCTCTGACTGTTACTGATGTTCACGCTCAAACCGCAGTAACAGAAGGAACTATGCTCGAAGAATTAGGGTTAACCCAGGAGCAAAAACAAGATATCGCCGGAATTCAACAAAAATACTCTCAAGATCTTGCTCAGGGTCACCAAGAATTACATTCTGCTTACGAAGAGTTGCGTCAAATGATGATCGGTATGGAATCAGAAGCAGCTATTCGCGATAAACACCAAGAAATAGGTATTATGCGCCAGCATGTGGCTGATTTACGACTAGAAACCATGTTAGAACTCAGAGAAGTACTTACTCCTGATCAGCGTCAAGAGTTGGCTGATTTAATGGAAGAACGCCGTGAAAACTGGTCCAGAAGAGCTAGAAACGGTCCTCCTCTGTTGTTTCCCTAG
- a CDS encoding FkbM family methyltransferase yields the protein MKQAILNTPFAKFAMNARDKFDIFKEALTNYENLSITVNSQISRLLVTQLCHSHKTFIDVGAHIGSIISLVSDFDKTIKIIAIEAVPDKAEKLRRQFPQVIIHACAVGNAEGEVSFYVNTTQSGYSSLREPDKDKKSNSVKISVPLKRLDDLVLSDDVDVIKIDVEGCESEVLYGSENIILKNRPVIMFESIQTRENDWKSIKMDMWSWLNSHSYELFIPNRVSHDGPGLGQEGFIESHYYPRRTHDYFAIPIERRDEIKELARNIMNIKPKSL from the coding sequence ATGAAACAAGCGATTCTCAATACACCTTTTGCTAAATTTGCCATGAATGCTCGTGACAAATTTGATATTTTTAAAGAAGCACTGACTAACTATGAAAATTTATCAATTACTGTTAATTCTCAAATCTCTAGACTTTTGGTTACTCAATTATGTCATTCTCATAAAACGTTTATTGACGTTGGAGCGCATATTGGTTCAATCATATCTTTAGTATCTGATTTTGACAAAACTATCAAAATAATTGCTATTGAAGCAGTACCCGACAAAGCCGAAAAACTGCGTCGCCAGTTTCCTCAAGTAATCATACACGCTTGCGCTGTCGGTAACGCAGAAGGAGAAGTATCTTTTTACGTTAACACCACCCAATCAGGTTATAGCTCGCTAAGGGAACCTGACAAAGATAAAAAATCAAATTCAGTTAAGATAAGCGTTCCCCTGAAGCGTTTAGATGACCTTGTTTTATCTGATGACGTCGATGTAATTAAGATCGATGTCGAAGGTTGTGAGTCAGAAGTTCTTTATGGTAGCGAAAATATTATTCTGAAAAATCGTCCAGTGATCATGTTTGAAAGTATTCAAACCCGAGAAAATGACTGGAAATCGATCAAAATGGATATGTGGTCTTGGTTAAATAGTCACAGCTATGAATTATTCATACCCAATAGAGTATCACATGATGGACCTGGATTAGGTCAAGAAGGCTTCATTGAATCCCATTATTATCCAAGACGAACACATGACTACTTCGCTATACCAATTGAACGCAGAGATGAAATAAAAGAACTAGCTCGTAACATAATGAATATTAAGCCAAAATCTCTCTAA
- a CDS encoding efflux RND transporter permease subunit, with amino-acid sequence MNLIETAVRWRHGTFVLFCLLALLGVLALFNLPIELQPGGDTPEISIRTNYPGASPTEVEDLITRPIEEALEAVQGIQEIASSSRAGSSDITAEFAWGTDINQRFVDVLSKLQLLSSLPEEAADPSVEIISGDSRPMMWAVLFPKPGYQADADHYRDLVDDLIVPKLRQIEGIGEIITPGGREKEVEILVNPQALGDRQLNLEDVVTALRNNNRDIRGGPMAIGRREYRVRTVSRSQDISELAGFVLRRDSTGTVYLGDVATVQMGRKIQNTTLLIDGEPTAGIGIERKIGANVPKISQGVRRVLQELEEELNARGEGVEFVINYDENDYIQQSIGMVQSNLIIGSILAAITLLLFLGSIRSVAVVALTIPTTVITVFIVLMLLGRSLNVISLAGIAFSVGMVVDNAIVVLENIYTHMQRGKSPVQAAIDGTQEVWSAMLASTLTTAIVFIPIILIEGEAGRLFADIGIALATAVLFSLFAALTLVPMLSGLFLHEEEAQQMYGQASSNQGNWLERSVSKSANLFRKIETKAENFLLLTVSWSLGPRYVGRRLFLLTIPLLLLWAGVNLLPPADYLPEGNRNLITWLAEPFPGTSIDESLRLTQPMSAFVQKQPEVQRHLVLVSSGRRLVLVFLKPELATANNLNSMVNRLLAVSGDFPGFRFVFPTRASIFSNPGKSYEVNVVGSDLGELDAIAQNLNTQIGQLQGVQNVRSNFVEGAPELQIIPNRGRLAEVGLSEADLGQLIEAALGGIKASEFVEGRRELDVTVELKDNFVQTPEDLNQLVLYTSNGQQVQLQDVAEVLDTTGPDAINRIDLERAVTLTINVAREAPLGKLVQQTEADILKPMRQSLPPGYRLELSGSADVLNTTLSQLNSAFLLSLFITYLLLVALYRSFLYPVVIMITIPMGLTGALLGIVIVNWIPGMTVPFDLITRLGFVILTGIVVNNAILLIDRALQLQQEGKSFDDSLYYATRDRLRPIFMTVGTTILGMLPLAFIPGQGTELYQGLGIALIGGLALATFLTPTVVPALMGLLRDFTPKLKRSL; translated from the coding sequence ATGAATCTTATCGAAACCGCGGTACGCTGGAGACACGGTACTTTCGTGTTATTTTGTCTATTAGCTCTGCTTGGAGTTTTAGCTCTATTTAATCTACCCATAGAGTTACAACCCGGTGGAGATACCCCAGAAATCTCTATCCGCACCAATTATCCGGGAGCGAGTCCCACAGAAGTTGAGGATCTGATTACTCGTCCTATTGAAGAAGCCCTTGAAGCTGTTCAGGGGATACAAGAAATTGCTAGCAGTAGTAGGGCGGGTTCTAGTGATATTACAGCTGAATTTGCCTGGGGTACAGATATTAATCAGCGTTTTGTCGACGTTCTGAGTAAATTACAATTGCTCTCGAGTCTACCAGAAGAAGCTGCTGATCCCTCAGTAGAAATAATTAGTGGCGATAGCCGTCCCATGATGTGGGCGGTTCTGTTCCCTAAACCGGGATATCAAGCAGACGCGGATCACTATCGCGACTTAGTTGATGATTTAATAGTTCCTAAGTTAAGACAAATAGAGGGGATCGGTGAGATCATTACTCCTGGTGGTAGAGAAAAAGAAGTAGAAATACTCGTAAATCCTCAAGCTTTAGGCGATCGCCAACTCAATCTAGAAGATGTTGTAACCGCCCTGCGCAATAATAACCGGGATATTCGCGGTGGACCAATGGCGATCGGACGTAGAGAATATCGCGTGCGTACCGTCAGTCGTTCTCAAGATATCAGCGAGTTAGCAGGATTTGTACTACGCAGAGATAGCACGGGCACAGTTTACCTAGGCGATGTGGCGACGGTGCAAATGGGTCGTAAAATCCAAAACACAACCCTACTCATAGATGGGGAACCCACCGCAGGTATTGGTATCGAAAGAAAAATAGGCGCTAACGTTCCTAAAATTAGCCAAGGAGTCAGAAGGGTTTTACAAGAGCTAGAAGAAGAATTAAACGCACGTGGAGAAGGAGTAGAGTTCGTAATTAACTACGATGAAAACGACTATATTCAACAATCAATTGGTATGGTCCAAAGTAATCTAATCATCGGCTCGATCCTAGCAGCTATTACCCTTTTACTATTTTTGGGCTCAATACGCAGCGTCGCCGTAGTCGCATTAACTATCCCTACTACGGTAATTACCGTTTTTATCGTTCTAATGTTATTAGGACGCTCTCTCAATGTAATTAGTCTGGCGGGAATAGCCTTTTCTGTGGGTATGGTTGTAGATAACGCGATCGTTGTCTTAGAAAATATCTACACTCATATGCAACGGGGTAAATCACCGGTACAAGCGGCTATTGACGGAACACAAGAGGTTTGGTCAGCAATGCTCGCTTCTACCCTTACCACTGCTATTGTTTTTATTCCCATTATCCTGATTGAGGGAGAAGCAGGAAGACTCTTTGCCGATATTGGTATTGCTCTAGCTACAGCAGTGTTATTTTCTCTTTTCGCCGCTTTAACTTTAGTTCCCATGCTCTCAGGCTTATTTTTACACGAAGAAGAAGCCCAACAAATGTATGGACAGGCTAGCTCCAATCAGGGGAATTGGTTGGAACGAAGCGTTAGCAAAAGCGCTAATCTCTTTAGAAAGATAGAAACTAAGGCAGAGAATTTTTTACTCTTAACCGTAAGTTGGTCTCTAGGGCCAAGATATGTAGGACGACGTTTGTTTTTACTGACGATTCCCCTGCTCTTACTCTGGGCGGGAGTTAATCTCTTACCCCCTGCAGATTATCTACCAGAGGGAAATCGCAATTTAATCACTTGGTTAGCAGAGCCTTTTCCTGGTACCTCTATTGATGAATCTCTGCGACTGACTCAACCTATGAGCGCGTTCGTGCAGAAACAACCAGAAGTACAGCGTCATCTTGTTTTGGTTAGTTCAGGGCGCCGACTAGTTTTGGTATTTCTTAAACCAGAGTTAGCCACGGCTAATAATTTAAATAGTATGGTTAACCGGTTGTTGGCAGTAAGTGGTGATTTCCCGGGCTTTCGCTTCGTTTTTCCCACGCGTGCGTCTATTTTTAGTAATCCGGGTAAATCTTATGAGGTAAACGTTGTCGGTAGCGATTTAGGAGAGTTAGATGCGATCGCTCAAAATCTCAATACTCAAATCGGTCAATTACAGGGTGTGCAAAATGTTCGCTCTAATTTTGTCGAGGGCGCACCAGAGTTACAAATCATTCCCAATCGAGGAAGACTCGCTGAAGTGGGCTTATCAGAAGCAGATCTCGGTCAACTGATTGAAGCGGCTTTGGGAGGAATTAAAGCATCTGAATTCGTCGAAGGTAGAAGAGAGTTAGATGTAACGGTAGAGTTAAAGGATAACTTTGTGCAAACTCCTGAAGACTTAAATCAACTGGTTCTCTATACTAGTAACGGACAACAGGTACAACTTCAAGACGTTGCTGAAGTTTTAGATACCACTGGTCCTGACGCGATTAACCGCATCGATTTAGAACGGGCTGTAACTCTAACCATTAATGTAGCTAGAGAAGCACCTTTGGGGAAATTAGTTCAACAAACCGAAGCTGACATTCTCAAACCCATGCGTCAGTCTTTACCCCCTGGTTATCGGCTGGAATTGTCTGGCTCTGCTGATGTGCTTAACACTACTCTATCTCAACTGAATTCTGCTTTTTTACTCTCTCTATTCATTACCTATTTGCTGTTAGTAGCTCTATATCGTTCTTTTTTGTATCCCGTGGTAATTATGATCACCATTCCCATGGGTTTAACCGGAGCTTTACTCGGTATTGTCATCGTTAACTGGATTCCAGGAATGACCGTACCATTTGATCTGATTACCAGGTTGGGTTTTGTGATTTTAACGGGAATAGTCGTTAATAACGCGATTCTTTTGATAGATCGAGCACTACAACTGCAACAAGAGGGCAAAAGTTTCGACGATTCTCTTTACTACGCTACGCGCGATCGCCTGCGCCCCATCTTTATGACCGTAGGAACCACAATTCTAGGAATGCTTCCTCTGGCTTTTATTCCGGGTCAGGGAACCGAACTCTATCAAGGGTTGGGTATTGCTTTAATCGGAGGTCTGGCTTTAGCAACGTTCTTGACACCTACTGTTGTTCCAGCTTTAATGGGACTATTGCGCGATTTTACACCCAAACTGAAGCGATCGCTTTAG
- a CDS encoding efflux RND transporter periplasmic adaptor subunit, which produces MSIKKTPSIKWLIPVILLSITSLVVWQGVKQLEPNSVESSSATELPPRAVTTTQLNQGEAIRTIKLIGQVEANAQATIRSRVDGLVKEVLVEVGDRLEPNQVVAILDRNDQQLAVLAATAQLNEEKSELAKLEVGTRVEIIDQRQAELSGAKARETEAQDNLQRISTLTQQGALSERDLVQAKTDADAARNERLRIEATLTEAQSGPTLEEIATQRAIVQAAEVALLQAQLNLERTVIRTDSAGVVQSKLVSPGDYLENSDPLMTLIDPDQIDIYLEVPESLIGQVKVGQILELRTRSLSDWKQLGEIQAIVPGTEAASRRQVVRVSLTEPSSSLLPGMAVQGTLELPVDNAENAFIVPRDALTRRNNQWLLFVINDNRVTEYAVEILADMGETLAITNPELQVGQTIVNTGGDGLTQGSAVKIISTLTP; this is translated from the coding sequence ATGTCAATCAAGAAAACTCCTAGTATCAAGTGGTTAATACCGGTGATTTTGTTGAGTATTACGAGTCTAGTCGTTTGGCAAGGAGTAAAACAGCTAGAACCTAACTCGGTAGAATCATCCTCAGCCACTGAATTACCACCACGCGCGGTAACAACAACACAATTAAACCAGGGAGAAGCGATCAGAACCATTAAACTAATAGGTCAAGTGGAAGCCAATGCACAAGCAACGATTCGCTCTCGTGTAGATGGTTTGGTCAAAGAAGTATTAGTTGAAGTAGGCGATCGCCTGGAACCGAATCAAGTAGTCGCTATTCTCGATCGCAATGATCAACAACTAGCCGTATTAGCAGCTACAGCTCAATTAAACGAAGAAAAAAGCGAACTAGCCAAATTAGAAGTCGGTACTCGTGTAGAAATTATTGATCAGCGTCAAGCCGAACTCTCCGGCGCCAAAGCTAGAGAAACAGAAGCCCAAGACAATCTACAACGTATCAGTACCCTGACTCAACAGGGAGCCCTCAGCGAACGGGATTTAGTTCAAGCTAAAACAGACGCTGACGCCGCCCGTAATGAAAGACTGAGAATCGAGGCAACTTTAACAGAAGCCCAATCGGGACCAACTCTAGAGGAAATAGCGACCCAAAGAGCCATCGTTCAAGCTGCAGAAGTAGCTTTGCTTCAAGCTCAATTAAATCTAGAAAGAACAGTTATTAGAACTGATTCAGCCGGGGTAGTACAATCTAAGCTAGTTAGTCCAGGTGATTACTTAGAAAACAGCGATCCTCTGATGACTTTAATTGATCCTGATCAAATAGATATCTATCTAGAAGTACCAGAAAGCTTAATTGGTCAGGTAAAAGTGGGACAAATCCTAGAATTGAGAACGCGATCGCTTTCCGACTGGAAACAACTGGGGGAAATCCAAGCTATTGTACCCGGTACCGAAGCCGCTAGTCGCCGACAAGTAGTACGTGTGAGTTTAACTGAACCTTCTTCCTCTCTTTTGCCGGGAATGGCTGTACAGGGAACCCTGGAATTACCAGTAGACAATGCAGAGAATGCCTTTATTGTGCCTCGTGACGCTTTAACCAGAAGAAATAATCAATGGCTCCTTTTTGTCATTAACGATAACCGAGTTACAGAATACGCCGTGGAAATTTTAGCCGATATGGGCGAAACCCTAGCCATCACCAATCCAGAGCTACAAGTGGGTCAAACCATTGTAAATACAGGAGGAGATGGACTTACTCAGGGAAGCGCTGTCAAAATAATTAGTACATTAACACCATGA